In the Malaya genurostris strain Urasoe2022 chromosome 1, Malgen_1.1, whole genome shotgun sequence genome, one interval contains:
- the LOC131440351 gene encoding RNA pseudouridylate synthase domain-containing protein 1-like, translating into MIDEIVDRIMQFFATGLVEKVIKALLVLCDRFVNFILSLCEGNNYKKKDETVDVLYTSGNFLVINKKHDLLINSNDTKKKTVQTIMRKQFPEYVQDNLTHDFYFAHRLDFATSGILCIPLNKNACKEVCQVFEEQRARKYYLALLRGHTDFDEEVIDIAIGEDIRFKDTSKKMCTILEDELCQNPRRSITKVLVLDRGYYNGKPVTKVLLRPITGRRHQLRLHCSQIGHVIVGDYTYSLKIDTSPPRMFLHAFRLVLPNSYENIDIQTDDPFTEKALKHKWKVAEQVNGIGTAFDLIDSF; encoded by the exons ATGATCGATGAAATCGTTGATCGGATCATGCAGTTTTTCGCCACTGGTTTGGTGGAAAAAGTCATCAAAGCTTTACTGGTCCTGTGTGACCGCTTCGTAAACTTTATCTTATCACTCTGCGAAGGAAATAACTATAAGAAAAAGGATGAAACAGTGGACGTATTGTACACCAGTGGGAATTTTCTTGTCATAAATAAAAAGCAcgatttactgataaattcaaacGATACTAAAAAG AAAACCGTACAGACGATCATGCGAAAGCAATTTCCAGAGTACGTGCAGGACAATCTAACACACGACTTTTATTTTGCTCATCGGTTGGATTTCGCAACGAGTGGGATACTGTGCATTCCACTGAACAAAAATGCCTGTAAAGAAGTGTGTCAGGTATTCGAGGAGCAGCGGGCTAGAAAATATTATCTGGCCTTGTTACGAGGCCACACAGATTTCGACGAAGAAGTTATTGATATTGCGATTG gCGAAGACATCCGCttcaaagataccagcaaaaagatGTGCACCATCTTAGAGGACGAACTGTGCCAAAACCCGCGCCGGAGCATCACCAAAGTGCTGGTGTTAGACCGGGGCTATTACAATGGAAAACCAGTTACCAAAGTGCTCTTGCGACCAATTACTGGCCGACGCCATCAGCTACGGCTCCATTGCTCCCAGATTGGGCATGTAATCGTGGGAGACTACACGTATAGTCTGAAAATCGATACTTCACCACCACGGATGTTCCTGCATGCGTTCCGCTTAGTGTTGCCCAATTCGTACGAGAATATCGATATTCAAACAGATGACCCGTTCACGGAGAAGGCACTCAAGCACAAGTGGAAGGTGGCCGAGCAGGTGAACGGAATTGGAACCGCGTTCGATCTGATAGATTCTTTTTAA